Sequence from the Paenibacillus riograndensis SBR5 genome:
GCTGAAGCAACCCTATACGCTGGTGCTGCCTTAAGCGGAAAATATGTTTCGGAGAAAGGTATGAACAGCTTCCGTCCCCTCGCCCGCATGGGAGAGATCTCGCTGCAGCTCGGACACTGCGAGGAAGCAGCCCGGTGGTTTCACCGTGCCCTTCAGCACCACGTGTTGTATGCTCCGGCACTCCAGGGAATCGCTTCCGCCTTCCAGCGTCTGGATGTGCCGGATCAGGATATCGCCACTCTGCTAATCCAGCTTGTTGGTACAGGGGAGGCTGCCGGGAGAAGTGCCGTTATTCACGCTCTGGATGCGGTCTGCGCCTATGAGGCTATTGCCGGATTGCCGCAGACGGATTTTCCGCTGGAGCAGGAGACCCTGCCGGCTAGAGCTTCCGCATGGATCATTACCGGGCGGCTGGCGGAAGCCGGAACAGCTCTGCGTGAGGCTCTTTCTCCGCTCAGAGACACCGCGACGATGGATGGGGATATGGATACCATACACCGTCTGTGGATGATTGCGGCCATTTGCCGCTGGCAGGATAACAGCCCGCAGGCAGAGCCCTTGGAATTCGCAGACGCACCGGAGCCCTTGCGGTCTGCGCTGCTGCTTGTCGATGAACAGTTGACACAGCATAATACAGCTCTAGCATTGCCGGGCGAAGCCGGGAACCTGCCCCAGGTAATCGCGGAGCTGATCCGGCAGGCAGTGAAGCTGCGCTGCTGCGGGCTGGCTGCAGAGCTGGCCGGTCTTTTTCCGGAGCACCGGGCGGACTGGGCAGAAGCCTTATATGAATCGGGACAGTTGAAGGAAGCGGGGGAACTTTTGATTGCCCTGGCTGCCGATCAGCAGGTGCGGGGTAAGGTTTCTTTTTATCTGGCGGAGCTGCTGTTTGATAAAGGCCACTATAGAGAAGCCGCTGAATGGTTTCAGCTTATGCTTGATGGAACGCCAGGACATGAACCCTCCCGCATCGGGCTGGCGCTAAGCTATCTTCACCTTGCCAGACTGGAGCTTGAAGGGGCTGCAGCCGGCTTCCCTGAGATTTATACCAATGGTCCTCTGCAAGAGGACATGAAGGCAGCCGAACAGGCTATTGCCGTACTCAACCGGACCGCCTGGCATACGCAGTGTAACCCTCACCGGACACTTCAGAAAGGAGCCACACCATGAAGCCGCGAAACCGGATTTCCCTCTGCATGATCGTTAAAAATGAGGCAGACAATCTGCCGCAATGCCTAAAAAGTGTACGCGGGGTAGCTGACGAAATCGTAGTGGTCGACACAGGTTCAACGGACTCTTCAGTACAGATTGCCCGCAGCTATGGGGCCAGGATCGTGAATTTCCCCTGGAGCGGCGATTTTGCTGCTGCCCGCAACGCCGGTCTGAAGGCGGCACGGGGACAATGGATTCTGGTGCTGGATGCGGACGAAGAGCTGGATCAAGGCAGCGCAGGCGAGCTGCTGCTGTGTGCGGAGCATATGGAGTATGAGGCGTTTTTTCTGCGGATTCATAATCACAGAGGAACTTCCCGCTCCTCAGAGACGATTACCGTGAATCCGATATTGCGGATGTTCCGCAACCGTCCGGCGTACCGCTTCAGCGGGATTATCCATGAACAAATCGCCTCGGTCATCGTACGGGAAAAACCGGCTGCCGCAATGCATCTCAGTACAGTGGTGATCCATCATTACGGCTATGCCGACGGCGTTGTAGCTAAAAAAGATAAGATCCGCCGCAATGTCGATCTGCTGAAGGAGCAGCTGAAGCGCAGCCCCGGGGATGCTTTTCACCACTTCAATATGGCCGTGGAATACATGCGGCTCGGTGAATATGATCATGCCCTTGAGCATATCCACGTATCGCTTGAACATGTGGAGCCGGACACCAGCTATGTCCATCTGCTGCATAAGTACGAAATCCGCTGCCTTGCGGTTAAGGGGGATGTGCAGGGGGCGCTTGCGGCCTGTGAGCGGGGAATCACTTTATTTCCCGACTATCCGGACCTTCATCATATAAAAGGTGTCCTGCTGCTGCAGACGGCAGCTTGGAAAGAGGCAAAAGAGGCGCTGCGCCAGGCACTGGACATCGGCGTATCTCCACCCGGCTATCACACGGAAGCCGGCTGCGGGACATATGCTACGCTGTCTTTGCTGGGACAGCTGTGCCAGGAAACCGGCGAAGATTATGAAGCGGCAGCCTTCTATACAAAAGCCGCCCGGCTCCATCCGGAGCCTTGGCCACTGATCGCGCGCCTGGTGCGGACTATGAAATGTTCCGGCCGGGAGAGCGAGCTGAACGGCTGGCTGGAACTGCATCTTCCTCCGGCAGCGGCAGAACACCGGAAGCTGGCCGTCCTGCTGTTGAATGAAGGCTGCTACGGGGCAGCGGCGGAGCTGCTGGAAAAGAGCGGCTTTAACGATGCGCTTGGGCCAATGGGGCAGCGCGGGGCAAGTGCTGCGGAGACGGGCAGCGTTGGGGCGGAACAGTGTAAGCTTCCATCTGTGGGATGCGG
This genomic interval carries:
- a CDS encoding TPR domain-containing glycosyltransferase, with protein sequence MKKPTLGVHLIIRNEAALLPQCLDSLHGAADEIVIVDTGSTDNSAAIAASYGAKVYHMNWNNDFSAARNTGLSHAETDWILVLDADEILKTPVGAITEMLRNTEAMAFTVNIENWIGSLPEDRLTHNAIRLFRNGAGYSFQGIIHEGLDASVIGKHGASVIRSSGIEIIHLGYLPGIMAQKDKISRNEQLLRRALAKDPGNDFYSYNLAVTCCQNGQLEEAAELLTRTISRAPLQASYRPSMIRDLAKIQLSLNHTQAVNALLARELPRYSDYPDLHFIQGQSWESQGLTERAFQSYQRAAAGSEEPAAPVDASSTGATEEADTAVSAGAALNAGAVVNAEATLYAGAALSGKYVSEKGMNSFRPLARMGEISLQLGHCEEAARWFHRALQHHVLYAPALQGIASAFQRLDVPDQDIATLLIQLVGTGEAAGRSAVIHALDAVCAYEAIAGLPQTDFPLEQETLPARASAWIITGRLAEAGTALREALSPLRDTATMDGDMDTIHRLWMIAAICRWQDNSPQAEPLEFADAPEPLRSALLLVDEQLTQHNTALALPGEAGNLPQVIAELIRQAVKLRCCGLAAELAGLFPEHRADWAEALYESGQLKEAGELLIALAADQQVRGKVSFYLAELLFDKGHYREAAEWFQLMLDGTPGHEPSRIGLALSYLHLARLELEGAAAGFPEIYTNGPLQEDMKAAEQAIAVLNRTAWHTQCNPHRTLQKGATP
- a CDS encoding tetratricopeptide repeat-containing glycosyltransferase family 2 protein, with the translated sequence MKPRNRISLCMIVKNEADNLPQCLKSVRGVADEIVVVDTGSTDSSVQIARSYGARIVNFPWSGDFAAARNAGLKAARGQWILVLDADEELDQGSAGELLLCAEHMEYEAFFLRIHNHRGTSRSSETITVNPILRMFRNRPAYRFSGIIHEQIASVIVREKPAAAMHLSTVVIHHYGYADGVVAKKDKIRRNVDLLKEQLKRSPGDAFHHFNMAVEYMRLGEYDHALEHIHVSLEHVEPDTSYVHLLHKYEIRCLAVKGDVQGALAACERGITLFPDYPDLHHIKGVLLLQTAAWKEAKEALRQALDIGVSPPGYHTEAGCGTYATLSLLGQLCQETGEDYEAAAFYTKAARLHPEPWPLIARLVRTMKCSGRESELNGWLELHLPPAAAEHRKLAVLLLNEGCYGAAAELLEKSGFNDALGPMGQRGASAAETGSVGAEQCKLPSVGCGESLVQQGAGRMADSEGAGNCDGAETRDGADSSDSAGKGEPVTGSDAPAAQGSAGSPGTVIEDSGSFVMALQKTAAAPAASLRQEDIAVLLEHSCSIPGQGTGLISTPAYQHSRSWMLLADFVLASLPASAASSPAAGKARQLLPLPRMTD